A genome region from Clostridium pasteurianum includes the following:
- a CDS encoding Asp23/Gls24 family envelope stress response protein — MMQISNENGSINFSVETLANIVGISTMECYGVVGMASKNASDGFWELIKKGGNLSRGVKINSKDNKLNIELYIIVEYGTKISVIANNIIQKVRYNVENYTGLNVSSLVVNVQGVRV, encoded by the coding sequence ATGATGCAGATTTCCAATGAAAATGGTTCTATAAATTTTTCTGTGGAAACACTGGCTAATATAGTTGGCATATCTACCATGGAGTGTTATGGAGTAGTAGGAATGGCTTCAAAAAATGCTTCTGATGGATTTTGGGAACTTATAAAAAAAGGTGGAAATTTAAGCAGAGGTGTTAAAATAAATTCTAAGGATAATAAATTAAATATAGAACTGTACATTATAGTTGAATATGGAACAAAAATATCAGTAATAGCAAATAATATAATTCAAAAAGTAAGATATAACGTTGAAAATTATACAGGACTTAACGTATCAAGTTTGGTAGTAAATGTTCAAGGTGTAAGAGTCTAA
- a CDS encoding zinc metallopeptidase: protein MPLYFDPTFIILIPALIISFAAQAKISSTFNRYSEVRSVNGYTGADVARMLLNSNGLADVPVELISGKLTDHYDPRSRVMRLSEEVYYGTSVASIGVAAHETGHAFQHQEHYAPLEIRNAVVPAVNISSNASWVLFFIGIVFSIPVLAKVGVALFTAVVLFSLITLPVEFNASSRALKVLENRAILYHDEVKGARAVLSAAAMTYVAAALMAVSQLIRLIIISRDRN, encoded by the coding sequence ATGCCGTTGTATTTTGATCCTACTTTTATAATACTCATACCGGCACTTATAATTTCTTTTGCAGCGCAGGCTAAAATAAGTTCTACATTTAATAGATATTCTGAGGTTAGAAGTGTTAACGGATATACAGGTGCTGATGTTGCTAGAATGCTTTTAAATTCAAACGGTCTTGCAGATGTTCCTGTAGAATTAATTAGCGGTAAACTTACGGATCATTATGATCCTAGAAGCAGAGTTATGAGACTATCTGAAGAAGTTTATTATGGAACTTCTGTTGCATCAATAGGTGTTGCAGCTCATGAAACAGGTCATGCCTTTCAACATCAAGAGCATTATGCACCTCTTGAAATTAGAAATGCTGTAGTTCCTGCTGTAAATATAAGCTCAAATGCTTCGTGGGTTTTATTTTTCATTGGAATTGTATTCAGCATACCTGTTTTAGCTAAAGTAGGAGTAGCACTTTTTACAGCAGTTGTTTTATTTAGTCTTATAACATTACCAGTTGAATTTAATGCTTCCTCAAGGGCTCTTAAAGTACTTGAAAATAGAGCTATACTTTATCATGATGAGGTTAAAGGAGCCAGGGCTGTTTTAAGCGCAGCAGCAATGACATATGTAGCTGCTGCACTTATGGCAGTGTCACAATTAATAAGGCTCATAATAATAAGTAGAGATAGAAATTAG
- the rsmB gene encoding 16S rRNA (cytosine(967)-C(5))-methyltransferase RsmB: MKNTRKVALDVLNKVLFHDGYSNIVLGKNLKDKNIDVKDKALITEIVYGTIKYKYSIDIIIKKFIKTNIKKINISVLNILRMSIYQIRYLDKIPDFAAVNEGVNLAKKYASLKSSKFVNAVLRNYLRNSNLDFYNKNNNVEKLCFEYSFEPWMVRFFLRQYKDRTEEILKGLNENPAVTVRVNTLKTSYEELWNGLEKLDYNIEEGYICKKAIRIIKGHSIENNPLFTGGYFTVQDESAMLVSECLEIEDSLTVFDLCSAPGGKTTHIGELLKNTGKIYAFDLHESKISLINQNAERLGIKNIKAAVSDASIKNDKLVNKADRILLDVPCSGLGIIRKKPEIKWNKNMEDLKKLSGIQKDILLNASKYLKENGILVYSTCTLNKDENEKNIREFLKENSNFKVEPINLGEFSNLMYSPYGVTILPNEYMDGFFMCKIKKLGR; encoded by the coding sequence ATGAAAAATACGAGAAAAGTTGCCCTTGATGTTTTAAATAAAGTGTTGTTCCATGATGGATATTCAAATATAGTACTTGGTAAAAATTTAAAGGATAAAAATATAGATGTTAAGGATAAGGCACTTATAACAGAAATAGTTTATGGAACTATAAAATATAAATACAGCATTGATATTATAATCAAAAAGTTTATAAAAACAAATATAAAAAAGATAAATATAAGTGTGCTAAATATTTTGAGAATGTCAATATATCAAATCAGATATCTTGATAAGATTCCAGATTTCGCTGCCGTAAACGAAGGAGTAAATCTTGCAAAAAAATATGCTTCATTAAAATCATCTAAGTTTGTAAATGCCGTACTTAGAAATTATCTAAGAAATTCTAATTTGGATTTTTACAATAAAAATAATAATGTAGAAAAGCTGTGTTTTGAATATTCTTTTGAACCATGGATGGTAAGATTTTTCTTAAGACAGTATAAAGATAGAACTGAAGAAATTTTAAAAGGTCTTAATGAAAATCCAGCTGTTACGGTTAGAGTAAATACGCTTAAAACATCTTATGAAGAATTGTGGAATGGATTAGAAAAACTTGATTATAATATTGAAGAAGGATATATATGCAAGAAGGCAATTAGGATAATAAAAGGTCACAGTATAGAAAATAATCCTCTTTTTACTGGAGGATATTTTACTGTTCAAGATGAAAGTGCAATGCTAGTATCAGAATGCCTTGAAATAGAAGATTCTCTTACAGTTTTTGATTTATGTAGTGCTCCAGGAGGAAAGACTACTCACATAGGTGAATTGCTTAAAAATACTGGAAAAATATATGCTTTTGATTTACATGAAAGCAAGATAAGTCTTATAAATCAAAATGCTGAAAGGCTTGGAATTAAAAATATAAAAGCGGCGGTTTCAGATGCTAGCATAAAAAATGATAAGCTTGTGAATAAGGCTGATAGAATACTACTGGATGTACCATGTTCAGGATTAGGTATTATAAGAAAAAAGCCGGAAATAAAATGGAATAAAAACATGGAAGATTTAAAAAAGCTTTCTGGAATTCAAAAAGATATATTATTAAATGCTTCAAAGTATTTAAAAGAGAATGGAATACTAGTTTATTCTACTTGTACTTTAAATAAGGATGAAAATGAGAAAAATATACGTGAATTTTTAAAAGAAAACTCAAATTTTAAAGTTGAGCCTATAAACTTAGGAGAGTTTTCAAATTTGATGTATTCTCCTTATGGAGTAACAATACTCCCCAATGAATATATGGATGGATTTTTCATGTGTAAAATTAAAAAATTAGGCAGGTGA
- the rsgA gene encoding ribosome small subunit-dependent GTPase A: MQGIIVKGIAGFYYVKVQDTIYECKARGKFRHHELSPIVGDKVDITVKNEKGVIEKIYTRLNKLVRPPVANVTQAFVVFSIINPEFTSNLLNKFLVLCEANNIKVKVCINKIDLVDKEALKPIQDLLKNTGYELKLLNAKKGIGINDLKKDLENNITVVCGPSGVGKSTIMNYIAGSNVMKTGDISSKLKRGKNTTRHCELVTVGEGFVVDTPGFSSLDLNFIEKDELKDLFPEFLPYSGLCKYSTCMHNKEPQCKIKEAVEKGEISKERYDFYIDTLNKLSVRRNYK; encoded by the coding sequence ATGCAGGGCATTATAGTTAAAGGAATAGCAGGTTTCTATTATGTGAAAGTTCAAGATACAATATATGAATGTAAGGCAAGGGGAAAGTTCAGACATCATGAACTTTCCCCAATTGTAGGAGATAAAGTTGATATAACAGTTAAAAATGAAAAAGGTGTTATAGAAAAAATATATACAAGATTAAATAAACTTGTAAGGCCACCTGTTGCAAATGTAACTCAGGCATTTGTAGTTTTTTCCATAATAAATCCGGAGTTTACCAGCAATTTATTAAACAAATTCTTAGTTCTGTGTGAGGCTAACAATATCAAAGTAAAAGTTTGCATAAATAAAATAGATCTAGTAGATAAAGAAGCATTAAAACCAATACAAGATTTGCTTAAAAATACTGGATATGAACTTAAATTATTAAATGCAAAAAAAGGAATAGGTATTAATGATTTAAAAAAGGACCTAGAAAACAATATAACTGTAGTATGCGGGCCTTCTGGAGTTGGAAAGTCAACTATAATGAATTATATAGCTGGAAGTAATGTCATGAAGACAGGAGATATAAGTAGTAAGCTTAAGAGAGGTAAAAACACTACAAGACACTGTGAGCTTGTAACAGTAGGAGAAGGTTTTGTAGTTGACACTCCTGGCTTTTCGTCTCTTGACTTAAATTTTATAGAAAAAGATGAATTAAAGGATCTTTTTCCTGAATTTTTACCTTACAGTGGTTTATGTAAGTATTCTACTTGTATGCACAATAAAGAGCCACAATGTAAAATAAAAGAAGCTGTAGAAAAAGGTGAAATAAGTAAGGAAAGATATGATTTTTATATTGATACTTTAAACAAATTAAGCGTTAGGAGGAATTACAAATGA
- the rpe gene encoding ribulose-phosphate 3-epimerase, whose translation MMKLAPSILSADFSCLGEEIKKLDEAGADFIHIDVMDGKFVPNISFGIPVVRDIRRHTKLPFDVHLMIDEPSKYVEQFVKSGADIVTVHYEADKHIDRTLNYIKSLGAKAAVALNPGTPTCMIKDLIGTVDMVLIMSVNPGFGGQKYIDYSYEKVKEVKKYSEEIGKDILIEVDGGIGLNNIKKVVNAGANVIVAGSAVFQNGEIKNNIDLLKGSI comes from the coding sequence ATGATGAAATTAGCACCATCAATTTTATCAGCAGATTTTTCGTGTCTTGGAGAAGAAATAAAAAAATTGGATGAGGCAGGAGCAGATTTTATACATATAGATGTTATGGATGGAAAATTTGTTCCTAACATAAGCTTTGGAATTCCAGTTGTGAGGGATATACGAAGGCATACTAAGCTTCCCTTTGATGTCCATTTAATGATAGATGAACCTTCAAAATATGTTGAGCAATTTGTTAAAAGTGGAGCTGATATAGTAACAGTACATTATGAAGCCGATAAACATATAGATAGAACTTTAAATTACATAAAATCATTAGGAGCAAAGGCAGCCGTTGCACTTAATCCAGGAACACCAACCTGTATGATAAAAGATTTAATAGGCACTGTAGATATGGTACTTATTATGTCAGTAAACCCTGGTTTTGGTGGACAAAAGTATATAGACTATTCATATGAAAAAGTAAAAGAAGTGAAAAAATATTCTGAAGAAATAGGAAAAGACATTTTAATTGAAGTTGATGGTGGTATTGGTTTAAATAATATAAAGAAGGTAGTAAATGCAGGGGCAAACGTAATAGTAGCAGGTTCAGCTGTATTCCAAAATGGCGAAATAAAAAATAATATAGATTTATTAAAAGGAAGCATATAA
- a CDS encoding DAK2 domain-containing protein gives MEHLTIDGHNFYNMVVNACNRLEEKKDFVNSLNVFPVPDGDTGTNMSMTFRNAVIEIADMQNEGIGDIAKKLSKGALMGARGNSGVILSQILRGIANGLSGADEVTSVKFAESIMDGSKFAYKAVMRPTEGTILTIIRSAGESAVNSKEKDITKLMKEVCAFSEKMLNKTPEMLPVLKKANVVDSGGTGLLIILKGMQEALENDIKAELQDAKASTASAPKGNDIEAQEIKFGYCTEFIIHSGDSDVSNFRDDISKFGDSMIVVNVDDITKVHIHTNDPGLILSKAVKLGELSKIKIDNMREEHREVLGLKSEAQNDKVDENEVQEETKKFGFISVASGDGITKIFKDLGVDHVIEGGQTMNPSTQDILSSIDSINAENIFVLPNNKNIIMAANQASELSEKNVFVIPTKTIPQGITCMTEFEYDGDVENNVQKLKSAIENVKTGSITYAVRDTEIDGKTVKANDILGLVEGKIKETGNDIYKICEKIIEDMVDTDSELISIYYGKDCDESKIEKLSKKLEDKYPDFDVQCSAGKQPLYYFIVSVE, from the coding sequence TTGGAACACTTAACTATAGATGGACATAATTTTTACAATATGGTTGTAAATGCATGCAATAGATTAGAAGAAAAAAAAGATTTTGTTAATTCTTTGAATGTCTTTCCAGTACCTGATGGTGATACTGGAACGAATATGTCCATGACATTTAGAAATGCCGTTATTGAAATAGCTGACATGCAGAATGAAGGCATAGGTGATATAGCAAAGAAATTATCTAAAGGTGCACTTATGGGTGCTAGAGGAAATTCAGGAGTTATACTATCACAAATATTAAGAGGTATTGCTAATGGACTTAGTGGTGCTGATGAAGTTACTAGTGTAAAATTTGCTGAAAGTATAATGGATGGCTCTAAATTCGCATATAAGGCCGTAATGAGGCCAACAGAAGGAACAATACTTACTATTATAAGAAGTGCCGGGGAAAGCGCTGTAAATAGTAAAGAAAAAGATATAACAAAGCTTATGAAGGAAGTATGTGCTTTTAGTGAGAAAATGTTAAATAAAACTCCTGAAATGCTTCCAGTTTTAAAAAAGGCTAATGTTGTAGATTCAGGTGGAACAGGACTTTTAATAATACTTAAGGGAATGCAGGAAGCATTAGAAAATGATATTAAAGCAGAACTTCAAGATGCTAAGGCTTCAACTGCTTCTGCACCAAAGGGAAATGATATAGAAGCTCAAGAAATAAAATTTGGATACTGTACTGAATTTATAATACATTCAGGTGATTCAGATGTATCAAATTTTAGAGATGATATATCAAAGTTTGGGGATTCAATGATAGTTGTAAATGTTGATGATATAACAAAAGTTCACATACACACAAATGATCCTGGACTTATATTATCTAAAGCAGTTAAACTTGGAGAACTTTCTAAAATAAAGATAGATAATATGAGGGAAGAACATAGGGAAGTTCTTGGACTTAAATCAGAAGCCCAAAATGATAAGGTAGATGAAAATGAAGTTCAAGAGGAAACAAAGAAATTTGGATTTATATCTGTTGCTTCAGGTGATGGTATTACTAAAATATTTAAAGATCTTGGAGTTGACCATGTAATCGAAGGCGGTCAAACAATGAATCCAAGTACTCAGGATATACTTTCAAGTATTGATTCCATAAATGCTGAAAATATCTTCGTGCTACCTAATAACAAGAATATTATAATGGCAGCTAATCAAGCAAGTGAATTAAGTGAGAAGAATGTTTTTGTAATACCTACAAAGACAATACCACAGGGAATAACTTGCATGACTGAATTTGAATATGATGGAGACGTAGAAAATAACGTACAGAAATTAAAATCAGCAATAGAAAATGTGAAGACAGGTTCTATTACTTATGCAGTAAGAGACACTGAAATTGATGGAAAAACGGTAAAGGCTAATGATATACTTGGACTTGTTGAAGGAAAAATCAAAGAAACCGGAAATGACATATATAAGATTTGTGAAAAAATTATAGAAGATATGGTAGACACAGATAGCGAACTTATTTCAATATATTACGGCAAAGATTGTGATGAAAGCAAAATAGAAAAGTTATCTAAAAAGCTTGAAGATAAGTATCCGGATTTTGATGTACAATGTAGTGCGGGAAAACAACCTTTATATTATTTTATAGTTTCTGTTGAATAG
- the rpmB gene encoding 50S ribosomal protein L28, producing MSRKCDICGKGLVAGVQYSHSHRQSKRTWLPNIRKIKAVVDGTPKTIHVCTRCLRSGKVQRAL from the coding sequence ATGTCAAGAAAATGTGATATATGCGGAAAAGGTCTTGTTGCAGGTGTTCAATACAGTCATTCACACCGTCAATCAAAAAGAACATGGCTTCCTAATATAAGAAAAATTAAAGCTGTTGTAGATGGTACTCCAAAAACAATACATGTATGTACTAGATGTTTGCGTTCTGGAAAAGTACAACGTGCTTTATAG
- the rlmN gene encoding 23S rRNA (adenine(2503)-C(2))-methyltransferase RlmN, with the protein MKNILDYDEAELKEWMKDNGEKPFRAKQFNDWLYNNTFNFEEMKNLPQNTKNKLKENFYIGIPHVVKRLDSHKGDTTKFLFRYEDGNIIECVVMKYDYGNSICVSTQVGCRMGCGFCASTLGGKVRDLTSGEILGEVLKAQKELGERISNIVLMGSGEPLDNYDNVIKFIRMVNSERGLNIGQRHITLSTCGIVPKIYDLIDEKFQITLAISLHASDDETRKKIMPVANKYTISEILDACREYSRITGRRVTFEYSLVKGVNDDKENAEKLGELLKGMLCHVNLIPVNTVKETSYEKPDDFKVKKFCDTLLKYKIESTIRKEMGADINAACGQLRRNYIEESEGKKYENGRNAI; encoded by the coding sequence GTGAAAAATATTTTAGATTATGATGAGGCTGAACTTAAAGAGTGGATGAAAGATAATGGTGAAAAACCTTTTAGAGCAAAACAATTTAATGACTGGCTTTACAATAATACTTTCAATTTTGAAGAAATGAAGAATCTGCCCCAAAATACAAAAAATAAACTTAAAGAAAATTTCTATATAGGCATACCTCATGTTGTAAAAAGATTAGATTCTCATAAAGGAGATACTACTAAGTTCTTGTTTAGATATGAGGATGGTAATATAATAGAGTGTGTTGTTATGAAATATGATTATGGTAATTCCATATGTGTTTCCACACAGGTAGGATGCAGAATGGGATGCGGTTTTTGTGCTTCAACGCTTGGTGGAAAAGTTAGAGATTTAACTTCTGGAGAGATTTTGGGTGAAGTACTAAAAGCACAAAAGGAACTTGGAGAAAGAATATCTAATATAGTTCTTATGGGAAGTGGTGAGCCTTTAGATAACTATGATAATGTGATAAAGTTTATAAGAATGGTTAATTCTGAAAGGGGTCTTAATATAGGGCAGCGGCATATAACTTTATCTACATGCGGAATAGTCCCTAAAATATATGATTTAATAGATGAAAAATTTCAAATAACACTTGCTATATCTCTTCATGCATCGGATGATGAAACAAGAAAAAAAATAATGCCTGTAGCAAATAAATATACTATTTCTGAGATTCTTGATGCTTGCAGAGAGTATTCTAGAATTACAGGTAGAAGAGTTACTTTCGAGTATTCACTTGTTAAAGGAGTAAATGACGATAAAGAAAATGCTGAAAAATTAGGTGAACTTCTTAAAGGAATGTTATGTCATGTCAATTTAATTCCTGTTAATACGGTTAAAGAAACTTCTTACGAAAAACCAGATGACTTTAAAGTAAAGAAATTTTGTGACACACTTTTAAAATATAAAATAGAAAGTACAATAAGAAAAGAAATGGGAGCAGATATAAATGCGGCTTGTGGACAGCTTAGAAGAAATTATATTGAGGAAAGTGAAGGGAAAAAATATGAAAATGGTAGGAATGCTATCTGA
- a CDS encoding Stp1/IreP family PP2C-type Ser/Thr phosphatase gives MVGMLSDVGTVRKLNEDYVGCYEKDIRFYVVADGMGGHNAGEVASKIAVDSVIKYIKEAKDIKSENLGGILSKAVEYANENIYKESMKSQKLTGMGTTITACLIKGSNAVVANVGDSCCYFIKNNDIIKITKDHSLVQQLIDSGTITEEEALSHPNKNIITRALGTSESVKVDIFELQFDDVSKGILATDGLTNVVSADEIYNVVLNNEKEIACHKLIELSKQKGSRDNISVIVFEGEWRDDRNCTE, from the coding sequence ATGGTAGGAATGCTATCTGATGTCGGCACAGTTAGAAAACTTAATGAAGATTATGTTGGATGTTATGAAAAGGACATAAGATTTTATGTTGTTGCAGATGGTATGGGTGGACATAACGCTGGTGAAGTTGCGAGTAAAATTGCTGTCGATTCTGTTATAAAATACATAAAAGAGGCGAAGGATATAAAATCTGAAAATCTTGGCGGAATACTTTCAAAAGCTGTAGAATATGCTAATGAAAATATATATAAGGAATCAATGAAATCACAAAAATTAACTGGTATGGGAACCACGATTACTGCTTGCCTAATTAAGGGCAGTAATGCAGTTGTGGCTAATGTTGGAGATAGCTGTTGCTATTTTATAAAAAACAATGATATTATTAAAATAACAAAAGATCATTCTCTGGTACAGCAGCTTATTGATAGTGGAACAATTACTGAAGAGGAAGCACTTTCTCATCCAAATAAAAATATAATTACGAGGGCACTCGGCACATCAGAAAGTGTCAAGGTAGATATTTTTGAATTACAATTTGATGATGTTTCTAAGGGAATACTTGCTACAGATGGACTTACTAATGTGGTTAGTGCTGATGAGATTTATAATGTAGTACTAAATAATGAAAAAGAAATAGCTTGCCATAAGTTAATTGAGCTTAGTAAACAAAAAGGCAGCCGTGATAATATATCGGTTATTGTGTTTGAAGGAGAGTGGAGAGATGATAGGAACTGTACTGAGTAA
- the pknB gene encoding Stk1 family PASTA domain-containing Ser/Thr kinase, translated as MIGTVLSNRYKIEEEVGVGGTAVVYKAMDTLLNRYVAVKVLKHEFSEDEDFVYKFKREASAAARIANANIVNIYDVGTDGNTNYIVMEYVAGKTLKKVIKESGKIEFDKLIDFSTQIARALSFAHRNGIVHRDIKPHNIMVTDDGTVKVTDFGIAKAANEATITTTNKVVGSAHYLSPEQAQGIPVDCRSDIYSFGIVLYEMATGKVPYDADTPVSIALKHIQDTAVPPKELNKDIPEVLNKLILRCIEKKPEDRYQNAEEILGELGNIKNNYVEDDEDFTRVMDPSMIQNQGLTADNDDNDKTFYSGEPYKDESYGEDEQEEEKEKDKDKDKGKFKNILSGKKKKILLASIILVILIAGSAMAFAFGSGFFGNSPITASNVKVPKIIGLAQSDAKKKVEDANLKFQVVDRVKSSKPKGTVIACYPNEDTEVSANSVVRVDISAGETEQTVPSFKGLTESVAKDQIKQYGCNVGSVTWEYSSDVASGLVVSQNPDEGSKFTKGMTINLVISKGPENKTAPNVIGQSEDGAKSTLQNAGFSVEVRSQSVGNQNQNGVVINQYSKGGSSVVIVVGTYTQVSNTPQQQQQPQQQQQQTTSSQGKSGNQGENQGGSGTSGNQGGSGAGTGSGAGTGSGTGTGSGAGAGSGTGTGNGTAGNTTNGNTTNGTH; from the coding sequence ATGATAGGAACTGTACTGAGTAACAGATACAAAATAGAAGAGGAAGTAGGTGTAGGAGGAACTGCTGTTGTATATAAAGCTATGGATACTCTTTTAAATCGTTATGTAGCTGTTAAAGTTCTTAAACATGAGTTTTCAGAAGATGAGGATTTTGTATATAAATTTAAAAGAGAGGCATCAGCAGCTGCAAGGATTGCTAATGCCAACATTGTAAATATATATGATGTAGGAACTGATGGCAATACTAATTATATTGTAATGGAGTATGTAGCTGGAAAAACTCTTAAAAAAGTAATAAAGGAAAGCGGAAAAATAGAGTTTGATAAGCTTATTGATTTTTCGACTCAAATAGCTAGAGCGTTAAGTTTTGCACATAGAAATGGAATTGTTCATAGAGATATTAAGCCTCATAATATAATGGTTACAGATGATGGAACAGTTAAGGTTACTGATTTTGGCATAGCAAAAGCAGCAAATGAAGCTACAATAACTACAACTAATAAGGTAGTTGGCTCTGCACATTATTTATCACCAGAACAGGCACAGGGAATTCCTGTAGATTGCAGAAGTGATATATATTCTTTTGGAATAGTACTATATGAAATGGCAACTGGGAAGGTTCCTTATGATGCAGATACTCCAGTTTCAATAGCTTTAAAGCATATACAGGATACAGCTGTACCACCTAAGGAATTGAATAAGGATATTCCTGAAGTACTAAACAAATTAATTTTAAGATGTATTGAAAAGAAACCTGAAGATAGATATCAAAATGCAGAAGAAATATTAGGTGAACTTGGCAACATAAAAAATAACTATGTTGAAGATGATGAAGACTTTACAAGAGTAATGGATCCTTCAATGATTCAAAATCAGGGACTTACTGCAGATAATGATGACAATGACAAAACTTTCTATAGTGGAGAACCTTATAAAGATGAATCATATGGTGAAGATGAACAGGAAGAAGAAAAGGAAAAGGATAAGGATAAAGATAAGGGTAAGTTTAAAAATATACTAAGTGGCAAGAAGAAAAAGATTTTACTTGCATCTATAATTTTAGTTATATTAATAGCAGGATCAGCTATGGCTTTTGCCTTTGGTTCAGGCTTTTTTGGTAACAGTCCAATTACAGCATCAAATGTTAAAGTACCTAAAATAATTGGCTTAGCTCAAAGTGATGCAAAGAAAAAGGTTGAAGATGCCAACTTGAAATTCCAAGTAGTTGATAGAGTAAAAAGCAGTAAACCTAAGGGAACAGTTATAGCATGTTATCCTAATGAAGATACAGAAGTAAGTGCTAACTCTGTTGTAAGAGTTGATATAAGTGCAGGAGAAACAGAACAGACAGTTCCTTCATTTAAAGGGCTTACTGAAAGTGTAGCAAAAGATCAGATAAAACAATATGGATGTAATGTTGGTAGCGTTACATGGGAGTACAGCAGTGATGTAGCTTCAGGACTTGTAGTATCTCAGAATCCTGATGAAGGCTCAAAGTTTACTAAAGGAATGACTATAAATCTTGTTATAAGTAAAGGACCTGAAAACAAAACCGCACCTAATGTTATAGGTCAGAGTGAAGATGGTGCAAAATCAACTTTACAAAATGCAGGCTTTTCTGTAGAAGTTAGGTCTCAAAGCGTTGGAAATCAAAACCAAAATGGTGTTGTTATCAATCAGTATTCAAAAGGTGGTTCTTCTGTAGTTATAGTTGTTGGGACATATACTCAAGTATCAAATACACCACAGCAACAGCAACAGCCACAGCAGCAACAGCAACAAACTACATCAAGTCAAGGTAAAAGTGGAAATCAAGGTGAAAACCAAGGTGGAAGCGGAACAAGTGGAAATCAAGGTGGTAGTGGAGCAGGAACTGGTAGTGGAGCAGGAACTGGTAGTGGAACAGGAACTGGTAGTGGAGCAGGAGCTGGTAGTGGAACGGGAACTGGTAATGGAACAGCTGGAAATACAACAAATGGAAATACAACAAATGGAACACATTAA
- a CDS encoding thiamine diphosphokinase translates to MKAVIISGGKMPSEGLLKEELKNCDYIVSADSGANCLYKYKIIPDVLIGDFDSINEEVFDYFKKFHINTIKYPREKDFTDTELALKEALKFKVDEVTFLGCTGSRLDHIFGNLGLLYRCLKKGVRAYIKDDNNILFMIDKTTVIEGDLGEIFSIQGFRSEINKLSIEDAKYPLKDYDLNFGDSRTVSNEFLDKPVKIIFQNGTVIVMKCKD, encoded by the coding sequence ATGAAAGCTGTTATAATTTCAGGTGGAAAAATGCCATCTGAAGGATTACTAAAAGAAGAGCTTAAAAACTGTGATTATATAGTTTCTGCTGATAGTGGAGCTAATTGTCTTTATAAGTATAAAATAATACCGGATGTTCTAATAGGTGATTTTGATTCTATAAATGAAGAAGTATTTGATTACTTTAAAAAATTCCATATAAATACAATAAAATATCCAAGAGAAAAAGATTTTACTGATACCGAACTAGCTTTAAAGGAAGCTTTAAAATTTAAAGTGGATGAAGTTACATTTTTAGGCTGCACTGGGAGTAGATTAGATCATATATTTGGTAACTTAGGTCTTCTTTATAGATGCCTAAAAAAAGGTGTAAGAGCATATATAAAGGATGACAATAATATTTTATTTATGATTGACAAGACTACTGTAATAGAAGGTGATCTTGGGGAAATATTTTCAATTCAAGGATTTAGAAGTGAAATTAATAAATTGTCTATTGAAGATGCAAAGTATCCACTTAAGGATTATGATTTGAATTTTGGAGATTCGAGAACAGTTTCTAATGAATTTTTAGACAAACCTGTTAAAATAATATTTCAAAATGGAACAGTAATTGTAATGAAATGTAAGGATTAA